The Drosophila suzukii chromosome X, CBGP_Dsuzu_IsoJpt1.0, whole genome shotgun sequence DNA window GGAGACTGGAGTTCTGTTGGCTCCCGGAATGGAGACCAAAGTGCGTATAGATCCGGCTAAGATCCTAACCGAGAAGCACCTGCGTAATGTGGACCGCCGAAGCAGGCGGTGTATATTCCGCAATGAGCTGAAACTCCGTTGGTTCGCCCACTACACTCAGAGAAATTGCGTGGCCGAGTGCCTGTCCGGCTGGCTAATCCGTcactgcggctgcgtgaccttCTATATGCCCCGATTGAACAAGAACGATACCATATGTCCGCTGCGCAAGACGGAATGTGTGGAGCTAATTCGATTCAGGACCATTGTGGCGATGGAGTCCTGCCTGGAGGAGTGCCTGCCCTCGTGCTTCGATCTGACCTTCAGTGCGATTGCCTATTCCACGAGGATCTCGCACGATGGCTTCAGGGAGGCCCCCTCGAATAGCGGCTGGAACTTCTCCGATTCCTATGTGGAGCGCAGTGTGGCGGTGGTGAATATGTACTTCAAGGATCCCACATTCAGGGCCAGCAAGCAGACAGAGTTCATTGGCTTCTCCGATTTTTTGTGTAGGTCAATGCTTACCTAATCCTCCTAAATCGCTAATGATATATGCGTAACATATTTACAGCTTGCGTGGGCGGTCTCATGGGTTTGTTCCTGGGCTTCAGCTTTCTCTCCATCGCCGAGTGTGTGTACTTCGCCTTGATTCGACCCTGTCGCACTTGCTCGGAGATCCGGCAGCTTAACCAGCCCAGGAAACAGCAAGTTAACCCAAGGAAGTCTCCGCCCCCAGGCAACATCAGATACATTTCACCGGCCAATTGGTTTCAGGCCGAGTTGGCCCATCAGCAGCCCCACAGGCAGCACTTTAATCCTGCTTAAACTTAGCACAATAACACTAATCTAGATAAGGTCCCAGTACTTGGTCACGTAGCCGTTTTTGGGCAGGGCCAAATTTGCGGGTCGCTCGTAGTTCATGGCAAACTGCTTGGCCTTCGACTGCAGCTCGTCGTCGAAAATCTGAAAGATACAAATCAGTTATAAATACACATTAAAGGAATTATAATCAACCGCTTACATTGCACTCCTTTCTGTCCAGAAGCGGTGCCAAATCAAATTCCATGATGGGCAGCGAGGAGTTGATGAACCGGGCAGCATTGGCCACCTCGGGAACAACGTGTTTCTGCAGCAGTGTAATCTCCCACAGCGAACTATTGATGGCCTGCGATTTGACGGGATCCGATTCCGTTTGGTTGTAGGGATCGCTGAGCTCATCGGCCGCATGACTGGCGCGTATCAATTTCTGCAGGCCCGTGTGCCTCAACAGAAGATTGCAAACGAATCGGATCATGATCACAGCATCTTCGGTGGGCGATTGGAGGGCCAAGCGGGCGAGACGCTTCACAAAGGCAGCCACCAGATTCTCTGGCAAGTGGGTGGATGTTAGGAAGATGTCGGCCAGGTAAAACAGACGGGCCTTGTACTTGTTGAAGAACATCCGGGGATAGAACATGTTGTACAGCTTCTCGTATACATCCGGATAGGTGATGTTCTGCTTTTGCATCAGCGTGAAGAGTCCCTGGAGGGCCAGCAAGGCAATGGGGCCATCTAAAGGATGGTAAAACAGTTGTGCATTGGGATCTATCAGATTTCTACAAGTGAATACCAACCAAACTGGTGCAGTGAGTCCATGAGGAAGTCGGTCAGCTGGATGGGATCTTTCAAGTGGTTAATCACGCGTTCCAGCAAAACCACCAGAATTTGCCGGTGCAGCTTCTCGTCCACTGCGTTGCTCTTGGCCATTATGGCCAGCCAGAGAACGTTCAATCTCTTCTGATTTTGCTCATAGCTAAACTGTTGATTTTTTGCACTTTCCACGTGGTAATCGGCCGTGTTTAAAACCGATTTTCCAAAATCGAGGAGGTTGACAATGGACAGGAAGTTCATGGCTTTGGTGGGGATGTCCTTGAAGTCCTCCTTGGGCAATAGGTTTTGTAGTGTATTGAGAGTAATCTCCAGTACATCAAGATTTTTGCAGTATTTCCCATAGTTGGTCAGAGCGTTTGTGGGTGTTTCCTCGGAGTTCAAGAGGGTTGCTAGAATATCACGGACTCTGTGGGTGGGCCAGCCCGTTTTGGGTGCTATGGGATGTTTGGCCTCCACTTTGATCAGTTGCATGCACACTTTTAGAGCCGTGGAACTCTCTGAATCCACCAGAAGATTCTCCAATAGGAGCAACCAAGTTTCCTCGTATAATTCCTGGATTTTCTGGGTCTGTTTTTCGCTGCCTTTGGTGGCCATTCGTTTAAGCAGGTTCTTGAATATCACCTCGAGGGTATTCATCACCTCCCCAGCTGGCACATTATCGGGGGTGTCCTTCTGTTGGAATTAACAAGATTAAcatgatatttatttaataattttgatgATTTACCAGCAGTTGAACGAATCCCTTGAGCGTTTTGATGTCCACATTCTTGGCATTTAGCAAGGAATTGGCCTTGGACTGCAGCTGCTTCTTGGCCAAAGGCTCCGCGTTGTCCTCGTCCTTTTTCGCAGCTAATCgtttcatttttatttaaataaatgtgGTTTAAAACAATTCAAATgcaaagcaaaagcaaaacaaaagacGAAAACATGCGGCGTGCTTCAAGGGAGTTGCCAGATCGATAGGAAGAGTTCATTCACGCGCTGCCACCctttaagttttaaaaaatatcgaACGCAGATTACCTTTtgtttagtatttttaattacatttttttaaacattccAAAAAgcttataaaaattttatgacaAGCCCACATACACATTGttcaaaaattattaagcGATACATCGATAGGTTTGATTTACAGCGATGATAAAAAAATAGTCCAAATAATCGTattttaaacataaattaCTTTAAGTTAtattcatttatatatatcaAGCGATGCGCCAAATTTTTATTGgtattttaataaacttttataataaataataaacttTTATATGTTGCTTGGTGTACATTTTCAATTCTTATgtagtttttcaaaataaatacgtCAAGTTATACTTATCAACTTTGTATTTATGAAATCACAAAAGATATAAGTCTCTATTTAAAAAgtctttatttaaaatcatttGTCTGTTAATTTTGGCGCCATCTTAAGGTCATAGTGAACGTGTGGAGCTATCGATATATGCTTGGGCCTACTAATTCAAAAAGTACCATCTCTAGAGCGGCAAGgtgaaaatgtaaaataaaattagtttatacattaaaatatgaattacaattgtagattataattaaaaaaactttCTTCAAAGGTTAACATAAATTAAgctaaaaaatacatttttaacatTCATTCTTAAGTTTCGCTTTCATTCATAAAGAAAAGTCACTCAaattgagttttcacttaaaCGTGCGGCTTGTTCTGAGTTCGGTTTTCCGCTTTAGCGCTCAATTTCTCGTTCGGCTGGCGAACGAAGCCGCTttgtttacaaatattttttgttccTTTGGGAATTTGCATGCGCGCCTGTTGCGTTCTTTTCGCTATCGAGAAAAAGTTGAAAAGGGGGTAGTTCATTAGGTATTTACAgaaaacataaaataataCCACttcagaaaatattttttctttacttagcatatataaaaaataaaaataaaacacttttttttaacaataacttaacttaaattttttttctgggtAGAATTTATTATAGCGCTCACAACTCAATAAAACTACTACAATGAACGCATTTTTTAGTGTTTGAATTTTCTATGCTTAAACTTTGTAAAAAACGTATTACTTAAGTCTAAAAAATTAAGAACAAAtatacacagagaaaactatctaagaacattgttcttgaattgagaacattcgttcttaaaaaccgtgtaagtacattttggtatcaatataAGAACGAAACGGTGAgaaagagaaaagttaaattgagtttatttaacaactttttgataagtatacactaaggactgaactaattgtttatttgtacatacaatgtaCATACTTAAATACCGCCAGTTCCACTTGattcgagcaaaataaaaagatTTTCAACATAAAAATGTCGTTGAAAATGTATTGAAAACGGCGTCAGCAAGTATATTAAACTTACGCACTTAACAAcactttaataatatttatttaaaattcttGAATAATTTATCGAAAAGATAAATTATTTAGTttatttagtttatttatttacatttcttattattaaaatttgtttttatatttttgaagtgttgaaaaaaaaatgtaaaataagtttaaaaatatttcaaatattaGAGTAATATGTTGAGTCCTTTTCGTAGGCGGCAACGCGCTCGAATCGTTCCACTCGAGTCGCATCCTTCGGATCTTCGGCTCGTCCTTCGTCCTGTGTTTTGGTTTTGTGCCCACTTGCGACTGTTTCGCTTTGGATGGCGCGTAGTTCGCTGGCGAATGTCCTGAACGACGGTTGTGTGGCGGACTAAAACAGGACCAACAGGACCCTACGGAATCGGGCTGAAGAAATCATTTCAAACCGCATAGATCTCAGTTCGAAATTGGTACTTTTTGAAAAATCTCTCGGCAGTTAacaattttttctttattttttaatgtgtcttatgaaatgaacaaaaatttaCCAATGGAATAAAACCCTAGAAAGGGGgaagaaacaaaataatattaaaacagATTTGAAGTGTAAGAGAACCCggttttaaaagttttttttgtgaaaaagtTTCGGTCAAGTGTTTCCGGTTTTGcctttcttttttaaatttcccgCTGTCCAGTGACTTCAAGGAATTGAGTCAGGTGAGTGGCAACTTGTGGTGGCGGAAATTGAGTCAAGAAGCCGGTAATTGAATTAAATCCAGTTTCGAAATTGAGGTTTTTGGCCTTACAAGAATCGTTTAATTGCGCTTGGGATACTCGCgcttttcccgcttttcctGCTAATGAACTCCCACATCCGGATTGAGTTTAAATTCACTGGCCAAGCGGCTTTTGTTCGCCATTTGATTGATGAGGCTTAAAGGGATTTAGAAATAAACTGAAAATCATAAGGGGACAGGTGGAAATGACACGTGAGATTTACAGAAGTTCTCAGGAGAATAATCCTTGAATTTGCTACTAAGAAGTAAAATGCTTccaataaaaatgcatttgtaTGGTGATTTTCTCAATAACTtttaaagtgtatttaattttaagtggTAAAACTTTTATTGTAAATTgcaataaatttttaaatagtgCTTTAAAAAGTTAATAAATTACACATGAATTTTACAGATTTTAGAAAGTCTCCTCTTTTATTCAAAATGTGATAAAATGTAAAACCCGATTAGTGAACCAAATttgtaattaaaaaataattaaacatatttttcaatgaaattttaatcaattaaaacaaaatgatAACCAGGAATCCAAATattctgatttttttttatacatggCCCTAAAAGCTTAAAAAGGGATGAACTTGTTGTGATTCTAAAGATATTGTTTGTAAAAATTTGTAGTTTAAACatttacttaaaaataatttcattaattatttttattagcGCACAGAAAACCTCAAAtgcaataataaaaaaattacaactttttggaattatttaaatgtgatttttcaatgattaaataacctacaaaaaaattaaccgtagaatatttaacaatttattGTCTAAATTTCATTGAAGGTAATTTTAAGAGTGTTTCAATTGCATATTCACGTGCTAATTCTGCTTTATTAGCCGGACACTAGAAAATGCTATTTAATGACTTCCCCACCGACGATAATCCAATTGCTTTCGTGACAATATCGCACTCGCTACTTAACCCGCGAATTAAATATCCCTTTGTTGAAGGTGCGGTCGGTGCATCCGCTTAATTCGAAACCAAATCCAAATCAAAATCCAGGTACTTAGATATCTGGCTTTAACACGCGATGCGCACCATGCGACATgcatttaatttcattttcagCTGGCCGCCCAATTTACACATTTAACGTGTGTAATTTGCAGCTAAATTTAATTGGCCTAATTAGGTCCGACATGGCCGTGGATCGTGGGAGAAAACGGGGGTTGGGGGGTCTTTTCCTGGTACTGGGGGTACGAGTTGCATGTGGGCGGTATGAGTTTGCCATTAAGTGTTTTGGGCTAAGGACCCAACTCAAAGCAAACGGCAGTCGCGTCAATTCAGGCGAAATCAACTGAAATAATTGCGCCCTTCAATTGTCAAATTGCGTTGGATCTGACCTTAAGCATTTTCCTTAATTGCAACAATTTGACGGAGATGCAAAGTCTTGCAAATTTATAGGAAATAAGTGGGCATGTGCGTGGGTACTCAAATCTTAAAATAGTTTTCCCTTTTTATACCCATGGTTATTATTAAACCTGCCAAGCGATACTAAAAAATATCTGAATATATATTGAGATGTACCTCAAAATGCTTTAAATGATTTAAGATTTGATTTAATTAGAAAAAACGGTATATATTTGTTATTATGTTGTAGTAAGTAAGTTCTAATGAAGAGCCTACACTATATCGGAcctaaaattaatttaattttaaattttctaacATAATGTATTGGCATTGCTTTgcagtttaaaaaaataaatacaacttGTTTTGCTTGGATGAATTTAACACATAGGtaataaaaactataaaactTACCAAGCGATACTAAAAAGGGATGCGAAGTCTTGGAAAATGATGGATACAAGTGGACAAGTGTGTGGGTCTTAAAATAGTTGTCCCTTTTTTCACTAAAATATATCTGAATACATTTTAAGACATAGCTCAAGTACATTTAATGCTttgataaaatataaaaatagatgtttttaatataattaatttttaaatattttcggtTTTTATTATGTTTCACTATACTAAAACTAAAGAAAAATATTCTACAAAAACATATATAGCCCAGCTTAAAATTGTAGGACCTACAATGTAGGTACTATTTTAATAAGCcattttgtttgtgtgtgcTCTTAATATTATTGCATAAGTTTTTTATTGATATGGTTTTTATAAGGCCTTTTTTGCCTCTCGAACAACCTTGGCAACCCTGAAAAAATTCAGAAAAATCCCAGAGGCCTAGAGGGAGAGATTTCACTGGCTGGATTCTTTCTTAAAGCGCAAAAAATGGTGCAAAAAAGTTTtccataatattttaacaagAATTTAACGCTGCAGGCAAGGACAAGGCACACAAGTCCTGAAGTCCTGCAGAACCCCCTCAGCCCCCTCCTTTCACCCATCCCCTTTAGCAGCCAGCAAACATTGTCCAAGAGACCAAGATGTggcattaaaaatgaaaaagcaACTCAAAATTCTCTGTCTCGCAAATGGGAACGCAGCagtaaaaataccaaaacgCATAGTCACAAGGGGTGGTTGGGGGGGGGCTAAAAGCTAGGAAAAGCGGGGGAAAACCGGGTGAAAGCTGGGCTATATGTAAGTGAAACCTTTGGATATTTTCTCATCTTTTTTTTCGAGAGACTGGGGTCCAGGCCTCGGCTCATCTGAGGCATGCAAAATGAACCATAAAGTGCAGTCAGTCAAGTTGTTTTGAAGCCCTTTTCCGTCGGAACCCCCTTTTCTGCACCGCCCCTGAACTGATAAGCACTTGACTAGCAGGCTTTGACCACATTTCTGCCCCTTTTCCTTGGACCCCCAATCCCCCCAATACCCCTGAACTCCCAAACTCCAAGCCCCCAACCTCCAAAAGCAGAAATAAAGCCGATGAGCCCGGCGCCGGGTTCAT harbors:
- the LOC108019221 gene encoding nucleolar complex protein 4 homolog B, which codes for MKRLAAKKDEDNAEPLAKKQLQSKANSLLNAKNVDIKTLKGFVQLLKDTPDNVPAGEVMNTLEVIFKNLLKRMATKGSEKQTQKIQELYEETWLLLLENLLVDSESSTALKVCMQLIKVEAKHPIAPKTGWPTHRVRDILATLLNSEETPTNALTNYGKYCKNLDVLEITLNTLQNLLPKEDFKDIPTKAMNFLSIVNLLDFGKSVLNTADYHVESAKNQQFSYEQNQKRLNVLWLAIMAKSNAVDEKLHRQILVVLLERVINHLKDPIQLTDFLMDSLHQFDGPIALLALQGLFTLMQKQNITYPDVYEKLYNMFYPRMFFNKYKARLFYLADIFLTSTHLPENLVAAFVKRLARLALQSPTEDAVIMIRFVCNLLLRHTGLQKLIRASHAADELSDPYNQTESDPVKSQAINSSLWEITLLQKHVVPEVANAARFINSSLPIMEFDLAPLLDRKECNIFDDELQSKAKQFAMNYERPANLALPKNGYVTKYWDLI